In Ignavibacteria bacterium, the sequence ATTAGCTGAAACATTATACAATAAATACGGAGATGATATATCTTCCGTTCAGCTTATATTTCCTTCACGCAGGGCGGGACTTTATTTTAAACATTACTTATCCGTTTTGATAAAAGCTCCCTTATGGTCGCCGGTTACCAGCAGTATCAGTGAGTTTATCAGAGAACATGCCCCGTGTACCGTTGCAGATGACCTTACGCTGATCTTTGAATTATACGAAATTTATAAAAAGTATAACCCTGATGTTTCCTTTGATAAGTTCTACCCCTGGGGTGAAATTATTCTCAGAGATTTTGATGAAACCGATAAAAATCTGGTTCAGGCAGGTTATTTATTCAGAATACTTAAAGAACATAAAAAAGTAGAAGAAGATTTTGATTTTAATGCGGCAGATATTGATGAATTCTACCGTTTTTGGCAAAGCTTTTCATTCAAAGAAATTAACAAGCTTGAAGATGATTTCATAAAAACGTGGGAAGTGCTGGGTAAGGTCTATACCGAATACCGAACAGCGCTTGAAAACAAAAATATATGCTATGAAGGTATGGCTTACCGGCTGCTTTATGAAAGCATTAAGAATGGCAGCTTTAAGCCTGAAAAGAAAAAATATATTTTTGCCGGCTTTAACCTGCTGAATAAATGCGAGGAAAATATTATAAGTGAGCTGCTAAAGCAGGGTATAGCAGAAACATTCTGGGATGCTGATAATTTTTATTTAAAAGATACATCCAGGGAAGCCGGAAAGTTTTTGAGGAGCAATTTTGCAAGGCTGAATATCGGTCAGCCGGATTGGAAAACCGATGACCTGACAAAATCTGCAAAAAATATCAAGATCATCGGTTCACCGCTTGAAGTATCTCAGGCTAAAATTCTTGGTAACGAGCTCTCGGCAATTCCCGCAGATAAGCTGATGAGAACAGCCGTAGTTCTGCCTGATGATACAATGCTTATCCCGGTTTTACACTCACTGCCTGAGAATGTTGAGAAAATAAATATAACAATGGGTTACTCTTTTAAAAACTCAATGTTATACAGCTTTATTGATGCTTTAAAGAATCTGCAGGCAGGCGCAAAAGGCAAAGGAAGCTCCGCAGTCTTTTACCACAGGGATGTACTTAATATCCTGCAGCATCCTTTTATCAGGAAGTTCAGCAATATTGCAGCAGGCAAAGCGGTTAATACAATAAATAAACGCAATATTGTTTACGTTTCGGGCAATATGCTGCTGAAATTATTTGATGATACCGTGGGTATAATTGCACAGATATTTAAAACTGCAGAAACATCAACAGAAGCACTGGATTATTTTAATGCAATACTTATCAGCCTGTTCAAAATTGTTACGGTTGAAAATATTAACGAAACAAATACATCAACAGGTAATAATATATATGAAGTTGAATTTTTAAATAAAGCGTATGCGGAGCTTAACCGAATAAATGACCTTCTTGCTGATTACAGCTCTGATGTAAGCCGGGATACGTTCTGGAATATTCTAATTGAATGTTTCCGAAGCATAAAGATTCCGTTTTCAGGTGAGCCGCTTGAAGGGCTTCAGGTAATGGGAATGCTGGAAACGAGGCTTCTTGATTTTGAAAATGTATTTATACTATCGGTTAATGAAGGCATCCTTCCGCCGGAGGCAGGCAGCAGCTCGTTTATACCCTATAGCCTTAAAAAAGCTTTCAGGCTGCCGGTTCCCGAAGATATAGAAGCTGACTATGCTTATTATTTTTACAGGCTGCTGCAGAAAGCTGAAAATGTTACTCTTATATATAACACCGAAACTGGCGTAATTAAAGCCGGCGAAAAAAGCCGATTTATAATGCAGGTTGTTAATGAGCTGACAGAAGAAAATAAGAATATCAAAGTTGAAGAGCTGCTGCTATCAGGTGATATTGAGCTTCCTGTAAGAAAGGAAATTTCGATCGAAAAGACAGATGAAGTAATCAAAATTTTAAAAGAACAAAAGCAGTATTCAGCTACTACAATACTTTCTTATATAAACTGCCCTTTGCAGTTCTATTTTAAAAAGGCTGCCGGACTTAAGGAAGAAGATGAGGTTGAGGAGTATTTTTCAGCTGCCGCATTCGGCAATATTTTTCACCAGGTAATGGAAGATCTTTATACCGGTGATACAGGTAAAGATGTTACTGCTGCAATGATAGATGAAAAGTTAAACCTTGCGAAAAATAATTTTGATGAACTATGGAAGGCAGCCTGCAGTAAGTATGAAGAGTATGCTGAGTTTTCTGATGTTAAGCTCGGTAAGAACCTGCTGTATAAAAGAGTGATTCAAAAGCTTGTACAAAAAGTACTGCAGGCTGATAAAGAGCAGGCACCTTTTAAAATACTGGCTTTGGAAACTGAAGCAGAAAGAGAGCTGAGCATTAAAGCAAATGGTGAAAGTTATAAGGTAAAGCTTTTTGGCAGGCTGGATAGAATTGAGCAAAAGGAAAGCATAACACGTATAGTTGACTATAAATCAGGGACTGTTGACCTTAAAAATAAACCCATAAAGATCTCTGATAATGAACATATTGATAATATGTTTGAGAACATTAAAAGAAAAGAAAATTTCCAACAGATGTTCTATGCCTCGCTTTATCTTAATACAAACAAAAACCAAAAGCTGATAATAGGGGTTTACCCGCTTAAAAAGCTTTCAGGCGGAATTTTCTGGTTTGAAGATGAGCCTATTACACCGGATAAAAAGGAGTATTTTGATTCAAAGCTCACTGCTTTATTCACAGAAATCTTCGATAAGAACACACCCTTCAGGCAGACCCGTAATGATGAACACTGCACATATTGCCCGTATAATTCACTTTGCTACCGCAATTGAGCTGTAATTGTAACAATATGTAAAGAATTAAATCAATATTAAACTTTTTCCTGTTAGATTTGTCTTATTTTCAGGAGGTAAATTTTATAAATTTATTCAAAAAAAGGACAAAAATGAACAAAAAAACCAAAATTTTAAATGTATTCTTAAGCTTAATGATCTTATTTATAGCCGGTCAAACAATAACAGCCCAGGATTTTAAAAAGGATAGAGTGAAAAAAACTCCGGAAGAAAGAGCAAGGCTTCATACAGATAAGATGACAAAAAAACTGGGACTCACCGACGACCAGGCAAAACAGGTTTATGATATTATTTATTCTCAGGCAACGCAAATGGAATCTTTAAGGAATAATTCTGAAATTACAAAAGAGGCCCGTAAAGAACAGAAGAAAGCAATATTCCAGGATACAGACAGCAAGCTTCAGGGAGTTTTTTCAAAAGACCAGACTGAAAAATGGAATAAATGGAAAGAGAAGAAAAAAGAAAAACATATGAATAAGAAAAAGGGTAAGAAACATAATAAACAGGGAAAGAAAAATAAGGAATAAAATAAATTTTATAAAAAAGCAGAGTACTACTCTGCTTTTTTATTTTCATCAATTATTTAAGCTTATCAGGTTTTCATTTTTTTCTTTTTAGCCGCGGGAAAAAGAACGTTGTTAAGTATCAACCGGTACCCGGGTGAATTTTTATGCAATGAAAGATCTGTTTTAGGGTCACCCACTGCATGCTGGTAATCTTCAGGGTCATGGCCTCCGTATAAAGTAAATGTTCCTCTTCCGTAATTTCCGTGTACATATCTCACCCAGTTTGTCCCGTCATTTTTGGCGAGTATGGTCATATTAGGCTTTATAAATTCTTCCCTGAAGCCGGATTCCTGACCAAGGTAACCTTTTATTGCAGCCGTATGGCATTGAATCAGCATTGTAGGGACGGGGTCTATTTTAGCTGAAAAATCAAATAGTGTGAAATAGTCATTATATTGCCCTGCCATAAGTTCAGCATCTGTTATATCTATATCAGAATATTCATATACATACGGATTCAGCTGTATCTGGAAATTCTGGAAGACCATACATTCGGAATAATCAAGCTTACTATTTGCATCAGGGTCAATTGGATCGCCGTCATACATAACGTCGCATATATCAGTATACTGCGAAGCAAGAGCGATATCCGGGGTAGTAGTACCTGAGCACATTGTGAACAAAAAGCCGCCGCCTGAAACATATTCCCTCAGTTTTTTTACAACAGCAAGCTTTAGCTGAGAAACTTTTGCAAATCCCAGCTTCTTTGCCATATCTTCATTTGTCTGTTTCTGTGTCATATACCATGCAGATGAACCGAATGCAGCAAAAAATTTTCCGTATTGTCCGGTAAAATCCTCGTGGTGAAGGTGTATCCAGTCATAATCCTTAAGCTTACCGTTCAAAACTTCTTCATCCCATACTTTATCATATGGAATTTCAACGTAATCTAAGGCAAGCTGAACAGCATCATCCCATGGTAACGCATTGGGTGGTACATATACCGCGATCTTAGCAACTTTTTCAAGCCTAACAAGATCCATATTATTGTTTTCATTCTGCACTTCGGCATATACCTGCGCTGCCTGTGTGCCTGAAAGAAGCTCATAGCTTACATTTTTGGCAACACATTCGCCTGCCAGCTCATTGGTGTAATCGAACATAAAAGAGCCGCCCCTGTAATTAAGAAGCCAGTCAAGCTCCTTATTTCCAAGCAAATGCCTGTAAGCAATACCGTATGCTTTTAAATGGTCAGTTTGGGAATTTACATCCATAGGTATCAGCAGCTTTTGCTGAGCAAAGCCTGTGGTTGATAGTAAAAGCAGTATTATGGTTAAAAATTTCTTCAATATAGGCAAATTATGGTAATTTATTTAAGTAATCAATGAAACAATGATTTAAAGATCAATTTAAGCGGTTTATATTAGATTAAAGGAAAAAATCCTCTAATTTGTTTCATTTTATATACAAAAAAACCGGGCAAAAATTCTGCCCGGTCAAATGAAAAGATTTCTGCTGTACTGCTTTTTTGAAGCTATTTTTTATTTACAGTTATATTTCCCGCTGATGTTGTACATTTGAATGTTTCTCCGCCGTTATTGAACTTTGCCCTGATATAAGAAGAAACATGATTTTCCTTCTGAACTTTTGCAAAATCACATGAAATTTTTCCTGCAAGTGTGCCAATATCGGCATCAGCATCAAAATCACCGGGCAGTGTTGCTGTGATATTACCGCCGAGTGTACTGATATCTATACCCAGGTTTTTACCTTCATAATCAAGCTTAATGCTTCCGCCGGCAGTAGAAGCATCTATCCGGCCGTTCTTACCGATAAGTACAATATCACCTCCGGCGGTTGAAACATCAACATTACCGTTAAATTCATCGACTGAAATTTTACCGCCTGATGTTGATACCTTTACGTCTCCGCTGGATACCGAAATTGTTACATTTCCGCCGGCTGTATAAGCTTCCAGGTTTCCGCTGGTATTATCGATCTTTATATTACCCCCTGAAGTATTCGTTTCAATTTTACCGGTTATATCTTTAACGGTAAGATTTCCGCCTGAACTGTATAGTTTCAGGTCATAGTTCTTTGGAACTGTTATTTCAACCCTGATGGTAAGATTCTTAAAATTATTTTTATCCTTTTGTTTTCCTTCAACCTTTACACCTGTTGATGTAGGTTCAGCAGAAAAAACGATCTTTTCTTCGGCTTCATCGTTGCCAAAAACCTTAACGTTTACTTCGTTTTTATCCCAGGTAGAAATTTCTATTCCGCCTGCAACTAAGCTTGTAATTAATTCCTTTCCGGATTCAGTGGGAATTGATTTTTCAAACAACAGTCTTGCATCGTCTGCAAATGTTAACTTTCCCATAAGCAATAATATTAGAAGACTTTTAAAAAATATTGAAATAATACGCATAATTTTATTATTAAAATTTATTATAACTATATATTAGATGTAGTACGATCAAAATAGGTTTAGTTCTTAAATTAAAAAAGCCGTAGTTTTAATTACGGCTTATTGGGGGGTGATTCTTATTGAAAATATAATCAAGCAGATTATATACTTTTTATGTTTACTGCTGTATTTACATATATTTAGCGGAAGCAATGTTCAATAGATCGAAGTATTTCTGTGAATATTCATCCCTGGCAGTTTTGGGAGCCCAGTAGCCTGAAAATTCTGTCCATTTAAGAGGTGCCAGGTTGTTTTGTTTTAATATTTCTGAATATTCCATAATTTCATTATTATTAGCAGGGTCTTTCCTGTAATAAAACTGGGCATTCAGATCTGCAAATTCTTCCAATGTGCAGGGCGGGTTGCCGTTGTTTTTTCTTTCAATTGCTGCTTCAAGAGCATTGTTATAATCCTGCTGCAGCGTTAGATAATTTTCCGGTTTGAATAATTCTGCGTTCCATCCGTCTTTAACCGGCTGCCATGCATCCTTTGAAATACCTTCCTTTTCCAGCGCCTGCCAGAATTCTTCTTCAGTAACTGTATCGGTAGTGGCACAGATAAGTTCTGCATATCTTTGTATTGTTATTCCGTTTATTTCCTGCATTAGTAATATTAATATTATTGATGGTATTTTATAATAATACCTGTTCTTAATCCTGCTGTTTTGCTTATAAACTCAGCTAGCCTTAAGTAATTACCTGTTAAAAATTCTTTTGCTGCCAGTTCTGAAGGTGAAAGACTGTTGACAAGCCTTTTTATTCCGCGGACTTGTTTCCATATGCCCGGGTAAATTTTATTTACTGCAAGCTTGCCTGAATTATAGTTTTTTCTGAAAATTTCTGCAGATATTTTACTCAGGCAATTGTTTATTTTATTAGTCTGTGCTGAATCAAACAGTCTCATATCAGTTACATTAACGCCGTAAATCTCGCTCCAGTTATATTTTCTCAGAACAGTACCTTGATTTAACAAAAATCCTGCTTCGTATTCTGCTGAAATGCTGCTTAAAATATAATTAATTCCGTGCCATGCTTTATCAAGTTCAAACCAGTTTTCCGGATCTGTATCCTGGATAAATCTGTAAAGCCCGTTTTGATCATCTGCAAGCTTTATACATTTATCAATCTTGTCATCCGGTATCCTGATTATATCACAGTATAAACCCATTAAAAAAAGTTTTAAGCCGGTAAATAATTCAGTTTATTTATTCCTGTTATTTTTTGCATCTTTCCAGTGAGCAACAAATACTGATGCAGTTCTTCCCATATCTGAAGGATCTGTTATCCTTTCCTGCCAACCGGAGTGTGCAGCTTCCCAGTCTGCTCTTTTGATCCCGTTTTCAGCGGCAATTTTAATGCATGCCTGCCTGTCGTTTAAAACATCATCCATATCCGCGCATAGTTCAGCATATTTTTTAATACTAATCCCTCTAATGTGTTCCATCAAATTATATATCCCGTTAATTGGTAGGGTAAATTAAATTTTTTTGTTTTTCCGTTTCTCAGCCGGCTGCCTCCGGCTGAGATTGGAAATTATTTAATGATTATAATTATTTTAATCTGCTTATTAATTTAATAATTATATTATCTCTACTTCACCGCTGCAGATAACGTCACCGTTCTTTTTAAGGCAGCTGACCTTATATTTTCCCTTATCTTTGAATTCAACATCATCAAAGTGGATATAATCCCAGCTTGGCTGCACAGTGAAAGGAAATGTATCAACAGCTTTGCCGGTTGCAGCATCAGTTACGTTGATATCTACTTCCTTTTCTCCTATCGGATTCTGGAGCTTAACCATAACTGTGATCTTTCCTGCTTTGAACTTGGTATCTTCGCCGATCTCTTTGGTAACATATCTTTCACAGAAATACAGCCTGTCTCCTGAAAATTTATCTGTGATCTGCTGGATCTGTTTTATCCTGCCGCAGCCTGAAAATACAACAAGTACTGCAAATAAAAGTAAAGCTAATTTTGTGAATCTCATTTTTTGAATTCCTCCTGTATTGTTTAAATATTTTTATACAACCAGTACCTGTGAAGTATTTGCCGGGTTGTATTTTATGTTAATTTTATCTCCTACTCTGGGGATGGCAATTTTTGATACTGCTGTTTCTGATGTTGTTTCAAAAGCAGGACCGAACTGCGGGGTTATCCTTAATTTCATTCTGACAACCGGATTGAAGTTTATTAAAGCGCCGGTATCTTCGATGCTTAATACTTCAGCGGTTCCGCCCATACCTGTCTGGTTCAGGTTGCTGGTATCTGTATAATTTTTTGCCATGTTTAAGGAAGCATTGGTCTGGTCAACAAAATCCTGACCCATGAATGTTTTTGTTAAAAAGCCTGTTACCCCTGAATTAATTGCTTTATCTGCGTTTTCAATAGCTTTTTTGGGGTCTTTTTCGATTTTTTTTCCGAATCCGAACATTTTGTAAATCCTTTCTGATTTTTGTTTGTAAATTTTACTTGTTACAAAAATACTTCTGAATAGTAAGCAATACAAAGAAATGATTTTATATTTGTTTATCTTTTGTTTCCTGCACTGTTTTGATCAGAATAATAACGCCACCCTAAA encodes:
- a CDS encoding PD-(D/E)XK nuclease family protein, yielding MKPFLEKLAETLYNKYGDDISSVQLIFPSRRAGLYFKHYLSVLIKAPLWSPVTSSISEFIREHAPCTVADDLTLIFELYEIYKKYNPDVSFDKFYPWGEIILRDFDETDKNLVQAGYLFRILKEHKKVEEDFDFNAADIDEFYRFWQSFSFKEINKLEDDFIKTWEVLGKVYTEYRTALENKNICYEGMAYRLLYESIKNGSFKPEKKKYIFAGFNLLNKCEENIISELLKQGIAETFWDADNFYLKDTSREAGKFLRSNFARLNIGQPDWKTDDLTKSAKNIKIIGSPLEVSQAKILGNELSAIPADKLMRTAVVLPDDTMLIPVLHSLPENVEKINITMGYSFKNSMLYSFIDALKNLQAGAKGKGSSAVFYHRDVLNILQHPFIRKFSNIAAGKAVNTINKRNIVYVSGNMLLKLFDDTVGIIAQIFKTAETSTEALDYFNAILISLFKIVTVENINETNTSTGNNIYEVEFLNKAYAELNRINDLLADYSSDVSRDTFWNILIECFRSIKIPFSGEPLEGLQVMGMLETRLLDFENVFILSVNEGILPPEAGSSSFIPYSLKKAFRLPVPEDIEADYAYYFYRLLQKAENVTLIYNTETGVIKAGEKSRFIMQVVNELTEENKNIKVEELLLSGDIELPVRKEISIEKTDEVIKILKEQKQYSATTILSYINCPLQFYFKKAAGLKEEDEVEEYFSAAAFGNIFHQVMEDLYTGDTGKDVTAAMIDEKLNLAKNNFDELWKAACSKYEEYAEFSDVKLGKNLLYKRVIQKLVQKVLQADKEQAPFKILALETEAERELSIKANGESYKVKLFGRLDRIEQKESITRIVDYKSGTVDLKNKPIKISDNEHIDNMFENIKRKENFQQMFYASLYLNTNKNQKLIIGVYPLKKLSGGIFWFEDEPITPDKKEYFDSKLTALFTEIFDKNTPFRQTRNDEHCTYCPYNSLCYRN
- a CDS encoding asparagine synthetase B, producing MKKFLTIILLLLSTTGFAQQKLLIPMDVNSQTDHLKAYGIAYRHLLGNKELDWLLNYRGGSFMFDYTNELAGECVAKNVSYELLSGTQAAQVYAEVQNENNNMDLVRLEKVAKIAVYVPPNALPWDDAVQLALDYVEIPYDKVWDEEVLNGKLKDYDWIHLHHEDFTGQYGKFFAAFGSSAWYMTQKQTNEDMAKKLGFAKVSQLKLAVVKKLREYVSGGGFLFTMCSGTTTPDIALASQYTDICDVMYDGDPIDPDANSKLDYSECMVFQNFQIQLNPYVYEYSDIDITDAELMAGQYNDYFTLFDFSAKIDPVPTMLIQCHTAAIKGYLGQESGFREEFIKPNMTILAKNDGTNWVRYVHGNYGRGTFTLYGGHDPEDYQHAVGDPKTDLSLHKNSPGYRLILNNVLFPAAKKKKMKT
- a CDS encoding DUF4097 family beta strand repeat protein → MGKLTFADDARLLFEKSIPTESGKELITSLVAGGIEISTWDKNEVNVKVFGNDEAEEKIVFSAEPTSTGVKVEGKQKDKNNFKNLTIRVEITVPKNYDLKLYSSGGNLTVKDITGKIETNTSGGNIKIDNTSGNLEAYTAGGNVTISVSSGDVKVSTSGGKISVDEFNGNVDVSTAGGDIVLIGKNGRIDASTAGGSIKLDYEGKNLGIDISTLGGNITATLPGDFDADADIGTLAGKISCDFAKVQKENHVSSYIRAKFNNGGETFKCTTSAGNITVNKK
- a CDS encoding DUF1877 family protein, whose translation is MGLYCDIIRIPDDKIDKCIKLADDQNGLYRFIQDTDPENWFELDKAWHGINYILSSISAEYEAGFLLNQGTVLRKYNWSEIYGVNVTDMRLFDSAQTNKINNCLSKISAEIFRKNYNSGKLAVNKIYPGIWKQVRGIKRLVNSLSPSELAAKEFLTGNYLRLAEFISKTAGLRTGIIIKYHQ